The Candidatus Acidiferrales bacterium genome includes a region encoding these proteins:
- the moeB gene encoding molybdopterin-synthase adenylyltransferase MoeB has translation MSNPATNVSIAQDAQLSKQEVLRYSRHLIMPEVGMDGQLKLKKAKVLLIGAGGLGAPLGLYLAAAGVGRLGLVDFDVVDFTNLQRQVTFGTSDVGTPKLAAARARLADLNPDIQIDTHETKLTSENALEIFRDYDIIVDGTDNFPTRYLVNDACVLLGKPNVYGSIFRFEGQATVFAWNGGPCYRCLYPEPPPPGLVPSCAEGGVLGVLPGIIGAIQANETVKLILGRGTPLVGRLLLFDALNMKFRELKLRKNPDCPACGEHRTVTKLIDYDEFCGIRGEELQPGVQVPEIDPTDLKRWYDGGKDFYVLDVREPHEVQICKLPGSHLIPLGELPRRVHELDSSVEIVAHCRSGKRSAEAVDFLRKAGFRKVWNLKGGILAWSDKVDPSVPKY, from the coding sequence GCTGCGCTATTCGCGTCATCTCATCATGCCGGAAGTCGGCATGGACGGCCAGCTCAAGCTCAAAAAGGCCAAAGTGCTCCTGATTGGAGCGGGCGGGCTGGGCGCGCCGCTCGGCCTCTATCTGGCGGCAGCGGGGGTCGGCCGGCTGGGCCTGGTGGACTTTGACGTGGTGGACTTCACCAACCTCCAGCGCCAGGTCACCTTCGGCACGAGCGACGTCGGCACGCCGAAGCTTGCCGCCGCCCGAGCGCGCCTGGCCGATCTCAACCCGGATATTCAGATTGACACCCATGAGACGAAGCTGACCAGCGAGAACGCACTCGAAATCTTTCGCGACTACGACATCATTGTGGACGGCACGGACAATTTTCCGACGCGCTATCTGGTCAACGACGCCTGCGTGCTGCTCGGCAAACCCAATGTTTACGGCAGCATCTTCCGTTTCGAAGGTCAGGCGACCGTCTTTGCCTGGAACGGCGGGCCCTGCTATCGCTGCCTCTATCCTGAGCCGCCACCGCCCGGGCTGGTTCCAAGCTGCGCCGAAGGCGGCGTCCTGGGCGTGTTGCCGGGAATTATCGGCGCCATCCAGGCGAACGAAACCGTAAAGTTAATTCTGGGCCGGGGTACGCCGCTGGTCGGGCGTTTGCTCCTCTTTGACGCGCTGAACATGAAGTTCCGCGAACTCAAGCTGCGCAAGAATCCCGATTGCCCGGCTTGCGGCGAGCATCGCACGGTGACCAAGCTGATCGACTACGATGAGTTCTGCGGCATTCGCGGAGAAGAGTTGCAGCCGGGCGTGCAGGTGCCCGAAATCGATCCGACCGACCTGAAGCGCTGGTACGACGGCGGCAAAGACTTTTACGTGCTCGATGTCCGCGAGCCGCACGAGGTTCAAATTTGCAAGCTGCCTGGTTCGCACCTCATCCCGTTGGGCGAATTGCCGCGCCGGGTGCACGAACTCGATAGCTCGGTCGAAATCGTCGCTCACTGCCGCTCGGGCAAGCGGTCGGCGGAAGCAGTGGACTTCCTTCGCAAGGCCGGGTTCCGAAAAGTGTGGAACCTCAAAGGCGGCATCCTGGCCTGGTCGGACAAAGTGGATCCTTCCGTCCCCAAGTACTGA
- a CDS encoding aminopeptidase P N-terminal domain-containing protein has product MKRALLLLCAFWVLCFSAVEGCQAADTNPYPSRRQKLMQQLGDGIFVAKGGSTHFYYLTGVDEAEAWLLLAPKGVRVEIYRRWPGPDYIRGHVVREILFAPGRTSLQQRWEGAGAGAADKLKEETGVERVYDSGLFEEMLTMALPYHSTFWTCVGGRGGAGTAVPLRGTLPADLALVESVRARFPGLAVKDATAVVTEMRRIKEAGELEMMEKAVDAWGAGVRSAMKSARPGMFEYEVEAAAVGEFRRRGGNAASSCIVASGPNAAILHYRENSRRIEANDLILLDSADTTYQHYAADLTRTFPASGKFTPKQKELYEIVLRAADEAIKMMRPGVKIEDLHTRAYQVIEQAGYGKYFVHGLSHYIGLDGHDVGDVWKPLEAGSVITIEPGIYMPEAGLGIRLEDEVLVTADGARLLSAGVPRTVEEIERFMAAK; this is encoded by the coding sequence GTGAAACGTGCTCTGCTTTTGCTCTGCGCTTTCTGGGTTCTCTGCTTCTCTGCGGTGGAGGGATGTCAAGCCGCGGACACAAATCCTTACCCATCCCGCCGCCAAAAACTGATGCAGCAACTCGGCGACGGAATCTTTGTCGCTAAAGGCGGCAGCACGCATTTTTATTATCTGACCGGGGTGGACGAAGCGGAGGCTTGGCTGTTGCTTGCCCCGAAGGGCGTTCGCGTCGAGATCTACCGGCGTTGGCCGGGGCCGGACTACATCCGCGGCCACGTGGTGCGGGAAATTCTCTTTGCGCCGGGCCGCACTTCCTTGCAGCAGCGCTGGGAAGGAGCCGGAGCAGGCGCAGCCGACAAGCTCAAGGAAGAGACGGGAGTGGAGCGCGTCTATGATTCAGGCCTCTTTGAAGAAATGCTGACGATGGCATTGCCCTACCACTCGACCTTCTGGACGTGCGTGGGAGGGCGTGGCGGAGCGGGAACGGCGGTGCCGCTGCGGGGAACCCTGCCGGCGGATCTCGCCTTGGTCGAAAGTGTCCGGGCGCGCTTTCCCGGGTTGGCCGTCAAGGACGCAACGGCGGTCGTCACCGAGATGCGTCGCATCAAGGAGGCGGGCGAGCTCGAAATGATGGAAAAAGCGGTGGACGCCTGGGGCGCGGGTGTTCGGTCGGCGATGAAATCAGCCAGGCCGGGGATGTTTGAATACGAGGTCGAAGCGGCCGCCGTCGGCGAGTTTCGCCGCCGGGGCGGCAACGCGGCTTCTTCCTGCATTGTCGCCTCCGGCCCTAACGCCGCCATTCTTCATTATCGGGAGAATAGCCGGCGGATCGAGGCGAATGATTTAATTCTTCTGGACAGCGCCGATACCACGTACCAGCATTACGCCGCCGACCTCACCCGCACCTTTCCCGCTTCCGGCAAGTTCACGCCGAAACAAAAGGAACTTTACGAGATTGTGCTCCGGGCGGCCGATGAAGCGATCAAGATGATGCGTCCGGGCGTCAAAATCGAAGACCTTCACACCCGCGCCTATCAGGTCATCGAGCAGGCGGGCTACGGCAAGTACTTTGTTCATGGCCTGAGTCATTACATCGGGCTCGACGGCCACGATGTCGGCGACGTTTGGAAACCACTCGAAGCAGGCAGCGTCATCACCATCGAGCCAGGGATTTACATGCCCGAGGCTGGCCTGGGGATCCGCCTTGAGGATGAGGTGTTGGTGACGGCCGATGGCGCAAGGCTCCTGAGCGCCGGGGTGCCGCGGACAGTGGAAGAGATTGAGCGATTCATGGCGGCAAAATGA
- a CDS encoding peroxiredoxin — MASPIGVGQPAPDFTLKDQNQQDVTLSSFRGKRNVVLAFYPLDFSPVCSKEHACFTSDLKDFDGLDAQVLGISVDSVWAHKAFAEHLKINYPLLADFHPKGAAAEKFGLYLADKGITNRATVIIDKQGVVRYVKLYDIPQQRANAELTAELAKLK, encoded by the coding sequence ATGGCAAGTCCGATTGGTGTTGGGCAACCAGCGCCCGATTTCACGCTGAAGGATCAAAACCAGCAGGATGTCACCCTATCGAGCTTTCGCGGCAAGCGCAACGTCGTGCTGGCCTTCTACCCGCTCGATTTTTCGCCGGTGTGCAGCAAGGAGCACGCCTGTTTCACCAGCGACCTCAAAGATTTTGACGGACTCGACGCCCAGGTGCTCGGCATCAGTGTGGACAGCGTCTGGGCGCACAAGGCCTTTGCCGAGCATCTGAAAATCAACTACCCGTTGCTGGCCGACTTTCACCCGAAAGGCGCTGCCGCTGAAAAGTTCGGCCTCTACCTGGCCGACAAAGGCATCACCAACCGCGCCACCGTCATCATTGACAAACAGGGCGTGGTCCGCTACGTCAAACTGTATGACATCCCGCAGCAACGCGCCAATGCGGAATTGACAGCCGAGCTGGCCAAGCTGAAGTAG
- a CDS encoding cytochrome c family protein: protein MKAFLAAFTLSLALLSLTTTGRTAEHPYVGSKKCKVCHLPQHKSWEQTKMANAFALLKAGERAEAKKKAGLDPNKDYTTDKTCLPCHVTGYGKPGGFKSIEETPDLAGVGCEMCHGAGGDYIKTGLMTLQNKEYKRADLVAAGMVVPKAETCTTVCHNAKSPFVGKGYVFDWKTRKDEGTHTHLPLKYSHE, encoded by the coding sequence ATGAAGGCTTTTCTCGCGGCATTCACACTTTCGCTCGCTCTTTTGAGCCTGACCACCACTGGGAGAACCGCCGAGCACCCCTACGTCGGCTCGAAAAAATGCAAGGTCTGCCACCTCCCCCAGCATAAGTCGTGGGAGCAGACCAAAATGGCCAACGCCTTCGCTCTCCTGAAAGCCGGAGAGAGAGCGGAGGCGAAGAAGAAGGCGGGCCTGGACCCGAACAAGGATTACACAACAGATAAAACGTGCCTGCCCTGCCATGTTACCGGCTATGGCAAGCCGGGCGGGTTCAAGAGTATCGAAGAAACACCGGATTTGGCCGGGGTTGGCTGCGAGATGTGCCACGGCGCCGGAGGCGACTATATCAAGACCGGGCTGATGACTCTGCAGAACAAGGAGTACAAGCGAGCCGACCTTGTGGCGGCCGGCATGGTCGTTCCCAAGGCGGAAACGTGCACCACCGTGTGCCACAACGCCAAGAGCCCTTTTGTGGGGAAGGGCTACGTTTTCGACTGGAAGACGCGCAAGGATGAGGGGACGCACACCCACTTGCCTTTGAAGTACAGCCATGAGTGA
- a CDS encoding FAD-dependent oxidoreductase, with amino-acid sequence MSEARKKYHVRIPDYDYYRELVNCQFDCPVNTDARGYVQAIAEGDYERAYRIARESNPLASICGRVCGAPCEAACRRGRIDDAVSIRALKRFVTEQYGSEAGTRDGKPPLPIRPASETLLPPASSFGIGAEGSTTFHDASALRSFEGRGGAKKVAIIGSGPAGLSAAHDLAVMGHKVTLFEAQSVPGGMLVLGIPGYRLSRSLIQSEIQGILDLGIDLKLNCRIGRDFDLEQLHDWGYQAIFLAIGAHLSRSLPIEGVENDGVLRAIDFLLNVNMGYKVELGRRVLVIGGGNVAIDVARSALRKIGPTEDLSPAELRAALQEAQAALHQVTQVAETQPEEMKVAIDVARSALRLGVKEVFMACLESRREMPANELEIQDALEEGIKLYTSKGPKRILGENGKATGVEFLDVASVFDSSGRFNPTFKPGTESVLEADTVVLAIGQASDLSFLKESDGIKLTPRGTIQVDPDTLETTAPGIYAGGDLAFGPRLIIHAVADGQKAARAMAAYLSGSRMEVSRRARMVAGPPGRDHRLFPRCLSLAREKVPAQPIERRIGIAEVELGFEEPAAQRQAQRCLNCSVHPVFNGDRCILCGGCVDVCPERCLKLVAVERLAGGEDLSKLLRGRCGAPVAPCSGKNDGAMWSAMLKDEEKCLRCGLCARRCPTGAITMELFEFREQLVLRPGVQRESAALS; translated from the coding sequence ATGAGTGAGGCTCGGAAGAAATATCACGTCCGCATCCCGGACTACGATTACTACCGGGAATTGGTCAACTGCCAGTTCGACTGCCCGGTGAACACGGATGCCCGGGGCTATGTGCAGGCCATCGCCGAAGGCGACTATGAAAGGGCCTACCGCATCGCCCGCGAGTCGAATCCTTTGGCGTCCATCTGCGGCCGTGTTTGCGGGGCTCCGTGTGAGGCGGCATGCCGGCGGGGACGAATTGACGACGCGGTTTCTATCCGCGCCCTGAAGCGCTTTGTGACGGAACAGTACGGCTCCGAGGCAGGCACCAGGGACGGCAAGCCACCGCTCCCGATACGCCCTGCCTCGGAAACCCTCTTGCCCCCGGCCAGCAGCTTCGGCATCGGGGCAGAAGGCTCCACGACGTTTCACGACGCCTCCGCGCTTCGCTCCTTCGAGGGGCGGGGCGGAGCGAAGAAAGTAGCGATTATTGGTTCAGGGCCGGCGGGTTTGAGCGCCGCCCACGACCTCGCCGTGATGGGTCACAAGGTGACTCTGTTTGAAGCGCAGTCTGTTCCCGGCGGCATGCTGGTCCTGGGAATACCCGGGTACCGGCTCTCCCGGAGCCTGATCCAATCCGAGATCCAGGGCATCCTTGATCTGGGAATTGATCTGAAGCTCAACTGCCGGATTGGGCGAGACTTCGATCTCGAGCAACTCCACGATTGGGGCTACCAAGCCATTTTCCTCGCCATCGGCGCGCACTTGAGCCGCTCGCTGCCAATCGAAGGGGTGGAGAACGACGGAGTTCTGCGAGCGATTGATTTCCTGCTCAACGTCAACATGGGCTACAAGGTGGAGTTGGGGCGGCGAGTCCTTGTCATCGGCGGCGGCAACGTGGCGATCGATGTGGCCCGCTCGGCGTTGCGGAAGATTGGTCCCACGGAAGATTTGAGTCCCGCCGAGTTGCGCGCGGCTCTCCAGGAAGCCCAAGCGGCCCTGCATCAAGTCACCCAGGTCGCGGAAACTCAGCCCGAGGAAATGAAAGTGGCTATTGATGTGGCCCGTTCGGCCTTGCGCCTCGGTGTGAAGGAAGTCTTCATGGCCTGCCTGGAATCTCGCCGGGAAATGCCGGCCAACGAACTGGAGATACAAGACGCCCTGGAGGAAGGGATCAAGCTGTACACCTCCAAAGGCCCCAAGCGAATCTTGGGTGAGAACGGCAAAGCAACGGGAGTGGAGTTCCTGGACGTGGCCTCGGTGTTTGACAGCAGCGGCCGCTTCAACCCGACCTTCAAGCCCGGCACCGAATCGGTCCTTGAGGCTGACACGGTCGTCCTGGCCATTGGCCAGGCGAGCGACCTTTCTTTCCTCAAGGAGAGTGACGGAATCAAGCTTACGCCGCGAGGCACGATCCAGGTGGACCCCGATACGCTCGAAACCACCGCCCCCGGCATCTACGCCGGCGGCGATTTGGCCTTTGGCCCTCGCCTCATCATCCATGCCGTGGCCGACGGCCAAAAGGCGGCCCGAGCTATGGCGGCGTACCTGAGCGGCAGCCGTATGGAGGTCTCCCGCCGGGCACGCATGGTGGCTGGCCCGCCGGGGCGGGACCATCGCCTCTTTCCCCGTTGCCTTTCTCTGGCGCGGGAGAAGGTTCCCGCGCAGCCGATCGAACGCCGTATCGGCATTGCTGAGGTGGAGTTGGGCTTTGAAGAGCCGGCGGCGCAGCGCCAGGCCCAACGCTGTTTGAACTGCAGTGTCCACCCGGTCTTCAACGGCGACCGGTGCATTCTCTGTGGCGGCTGCGTGGACGTGTGCCCTGAGCGATGTCTCAAGCTGGTGGCGGTCGAGCGGCTCGCCGGCGGTGAGGATCTGAGCAAGCTTCTTCGCGGCCGGTGCGGCGCCCCGGTGGCACCCTGCTCAGGCAAAAACGATGGAGCCATGTGGTCGGCGATGTTAAAGGACGAGGAAAAGTGCCTGCGCTGCGGCCTCTGCGCGCGGCGGTGCCCGACCGGAGCCATTACCATGGAGCTTTTTGAGTTTCGTGAACAGCTTGTTTTACGGCCAGGGGTGCAACGTGAATCGGCGGCACTTTCTTAG
- a CDS encoding Rieske (2Fe-2S) protein, protein MNRRHFLSKLGWTSFWTAVVGMVAGLARSMYPNVLYEPSRKYKVGYPADFARDVVTPLPGEKLFIYNDSKQGFYAISGICTHLGCVVSKTQEGFFCPCHGSRFDHSGKVKAGPAPRPLPWYRVSLALDGQLVVDAGEEVKPGTTLPI, encoded by the coding sequence GTGAATCGGCGGCACTTTCTTAGCAAGCTGGGATGGACGAGCTTCTGGACGGCGGTGGTCGGGATGGTGGCCGGCCTGGCGCGATCCATGTATCCGAATGTGCTTTACGAGCCCTCCCGGAAATACAAGGTCGGCTATCCCGCCGATTTCGCCAGGGACGTTGTTACGCCCCTGCCGGGCGAAAAACTTTTTATCTATAACGACTCCAAGCAAGGCTTCTACGCCATATCCGGGATCTGCACCCACCTCGGGTGCGTCGTCAGCAAGACGCAGGAAGGCTTCTTCTGCCCTTGCCACGGTAGCCGGTTCGACCACTCAGGAAAAGTGAAAGCCGGGCCGGCGCCGAGGCCTTTGCCCTGGTACCGAGTCAGCCTTGCTCTGGACGGGCAGTTGGTTGTGGATGCGGGCGAAGAAGTAAAACCAGGGACAACATTGCCGATCTGA
- a CDS encoding cytochrome b N-terminal domain-containing protein, with the protein MGNRKSHGMMQEFWRNARALPGNVWRSTIRHGPLDTDLDRAEVMNQNFFLHILPVSVHRNTLRFSYSLGLGAIAFILFLILIGTGIILMFYYVPAVDQAYPRMKDLEFVVSNGKLLRNLHRWAAHGMVAVVFLHMCRVFYTGSFRPPREFNWVVGVVLFFLTLGLSFTGYLLPWDQLAFWAITVGTNIVAYLPGVGKQLRFLLLGGNEVGQEALIRFYVLHIAILPVLALIVLGVHFWRIRKDGGLSRPEEAESPLVSMTATPASRDPAGGSLQIFPADPRKTYGLMELVKGRTPMVDRGPEDTLTAWPHLVFRLFTLSLLTLVIFLIVSLFFDAPLKELANPNFPENPAKAPWYFLGLQELVSYSAFMGGVFIPTLTVVALMLIPYIDRGPAGTGVWFHSRRARKIALLSAILTTAVIWLLLFANMRTGGVRRFYPDSPQWLIDLLNPGTLTVLYLVVFFFIAGYLTDSLREASIGLFTGFLIGFTLFTVIGVFLRGPNWEFYWFWQSWPAP; encoded by the coding sequence GTGGGGAATCGAAAGAGCCACGGGATGATGCAGGAGTTCTGGCGGAATGCCCGGGCCCTGCCGGGCAACGTCTGGCGTTCCACTATCCGCCACGGGCCCCTCGATACCGACCTCGATCGCGCCGAGGTGATGAACCAGAATTTCTTCCTCCACATCCTGCCGGTGTCTGTCCACAGGAACACGCTGAGGTTCAGCTATTCTTTGGGTTTGGGAGCGATCGCGTTCATCCTGTTTCTCATCCTGATCGGCACCGGAATCATTTTGATGTTCTACTACGTACCCGCCGTTGACCAGGCCTATCCGCGGATGAAGGACCTCGAGTTTGTCGTTTCCAATGGCAAGCTGCTGCGCAACCTCCACCGCTGGGCCGCCCACGGGATGGTAGCAGTGGTCTTCCTGCATATGTGCCGGGTCTTCTACACCGGCTCGTTTCGTCCACCCAGGGAATTCAACTGGGTGGTTGGCGTTGTCCTCTTCTTTCTGACCCTCGGGCTGAGCTTCACCGGCTACCTGCTGCCTTGGGACCAACTGGCATTCTGGGCCATAACGGTGGGGACGAATATCGTGGCTTACCTTCCCGGGGTGGGCAAGCAATTGCGCTTTTTGCTCCTGGGGGGCAACGAGGTGGGACAGGAGGCGTTGATCCGCTTCTACGTGCTCCACATCGCGATCCTGCCGGTGCTCGCCCTGATTGTTCTGGGGGTGCATTTCTGGCGAATCCGCAAGGATGGCGGCTTGAGCCGGCCTGAGGAGGCAGAAAGTCCTTTGGTCTCGATGACGGCAACGCCGGCCAGTCGCGATCCTGCCGGAGGCAGCCTGCAAATTTTCCCGGCTGATCCCCGGAAGACTTACGGTCTCATGGAATTGGTGAAGGGGCGCACCCCGATGGTGGATCGAGGGCCGGAGGACACACTCACGGCGTGGCCGCATCTGGTTTTTCGCCTGTTTACTCTCTCTCTGCTTACCCTGGTTATTTTCCTGATCGTATCTTTGTTCTTCGATGCCCCGCTGAAGGAGCTGGCGAATCCAAATTTTCCGGAGAATCCTGCCAAGGCGCCCTGGTACTTCCTGGGCCTTCAGGAGTTGGTCAGTTATTCGGCGTTCATGGGAGGCGTTTTTATTCCTACCCTGACCGTGGTGGCACTGATGTTGATCCCCTATATCGACCGTGGCCCGGCGGGGACTGGCGTCTGGTTTCATTCCCGCCGCGCGAGAAAAATCGCGCTGCTGTCGGCCATCCTCACCACGGCGGTCATCTGGCTTCTTCTTTTCGCCAACATGCGCACCGGCGGCGTGCGGCGCTTCTACCCGGACTCACCCCAGTGGCTGATTGATCTCTTGAACCCGGGAACCCTTACCGTTCTCTATCTGGTCGTGTTCTTTTTCATCGCCGGCTATCTCACCGACTCTCTGCGGGAAGCCTCCATCGGCCTTTTTACCGGCTTTCTGATCGGATTTACTTTGTTCACCGTCATCGGAGTCTTTTTGCGGGGACCCAACTGGGAGTTCTACTGGTTCTGGCAATCCTGGCCGGCTCCCTGA
- a CDS encoding c-type cytochrome yields the protein MVQRIFALSSVLLLLAAAWGAWGDYSREWKQYQRRYNALVLEKIADEKVRQAIRPEKLAVRQMVVSQLRRVERCVTCHVAYDNPAFSDQEEPLRRHPDILKYHPVEKFGCTICHGGQGMATTYRGAAHDELEFWEEPMWKGEYIQSACGKCHKETSVPGAPTLSVARLLYKQEFSCDTCHKINGEGGSDGPDLSHIGSKPLHAFDFTHLEGKRSRVRWLVEHFKNPQAVIPDSEMPNQELTDEQARAMTILMLSLTDSNLPSEYIVRETQASGQSSGAATPALGETHLFEEKRCVLCHTLRGRGGKVGPDLTQVASRRNADWLFQHFKNPRRVVPGSKMPDLRLTDEEANDLTRYLLSLKSQKADSR from the coding sequence ATGGTTCAAAGAATTTTTGCCCTTTCGAGCGTCCTTCTCCTGCTCGCTGCCGCCTGGGGAGCCTGGGGCGACTATAGCCGGGAGTGGAAGCAATACCAGCGGCGGTACAACGCGCTGGTTCTGGAGAAGATTGCGGACGAAAAGGTGCGCCAGGCCATCCGGCCGGAAAAGCTGGCGGTCAGGCAGATGGTGGTGAGCCAGCTCCGACGAGTGGAGCGCTGCGTGACCTGCCATGTGGCGTATGACAACCCGGCCTTTTCCGACCAGGAGGAGCCGCTCCGCCGTCACCCCGATATCCTCAAGTACCATCCCGTCGAAAAGTTCGGCTGCACCATCTGTCATGGCGGCCAGGGCATGGCGACCACCTACCGGGGCGCCGCCCACGACGAGTTGGAGTTTTGGGAAGAGCCGATGTGGAAGGGAGAGTATATTCAGTCGGCTTGCGGCAAGTGTCACAAGGAGACGAGCGTCCCCGGGGCCCCAACCCTATCGGTAGCCCGCCTCCTCTACAAGCAGGAATTTAGCTGCGATACGTGCCACAAAATCAACGGCGAGGGAGGAAGCGACGGCCCTGACCTCAGCCACATCGGCAGCAAGCCTTTGCATGCCTTCGACTTCACCCACCTGGAAGGGAAAAGGAGCAGGGTGCGCTGGTTGGTGGAACACTTCAAGAATCCCCAAGCGGTCATTCCAGACTCCGAAATGCCCAACCAGGAGTTGACGGACGAGCAGGCAAGAGCCATGACGATCTTGATGCTGAGCCTCACCGATAGCAACCTGCCATCCGAATATATCGTCCGGGAGACTCAAGCCTCAGGCCAAAGCTCCGGGGCGGCAACTCCGGCCCTGGGGGAGACGCACCTGTTCGAGGAAAAGCGTTGTGTCCTCTGCCATACTCTTCGGGGCCGCGGCGGCAAGGTGGGGCCCGATCTGACCCAAGTTGCCAGCCGCCGCAATGCCGACTGGCTGTTTCAGCATTTCAAGAACCCGCGCCGCGTGGTGCCCGGCTCCAAGATGCCCGACCTCCGCCTGACGGACGAGGAGGCGAACGACCTTACTCGCTACCTGCTCTCTCTGAAATCGCAGAAGGCAGATAGCCGCTAG
- a CDS encoding cyclic nucleotide-binding domain-containing protein → MIDLLKQSSLFEGLRAEELREIANVSQILKVKKGDRVFEAGSPAESLFVVGAGEIDLRFKVTYYNAAAEISLDRKSRGEAFGWSALIGPHRYTLSALALQDSDLLQMNQRDIKRLCEENNHLGYVLMTNLAKIVGNRFTRVEEVLIQQAQQSLKQKESSS, encoded by the coding sequence GTGATTGATCTACTCAAACAATCCAGCCTTTTTGAGGGTTTGAGGGCTGAGGAATTGCGAGAAATTGCGAACGTCTCCCAAATTCTGAAAGTGAAGAAGGGAGACCGGGTCTTTGAAGCCGGAAGCCCGGCTGAATCGCTTTTTGTCGTAGGCGCCGGCGAAATTGACCTTCGCTTCAAAGTGACTTACTACAATGCGGCGGCGGAGATCTCCCTTGATCGCAAGTCCCGTGGCGAAGCCTTTGGCTGGTCGGCGCTCATCGGCCCGCACCGATATACACTCTCGGCTCTTGCCCTCCAGGACTCCGACCTTTTGCAGATGAACCAAAGGGACATCAAAAGATTGTGCGAAGAGAACAACCACCTGGGCTATGTCCTGATGACGAACCTGGCCAAAATAGTCGGCAACCGGTTCACCAGGGTGGAAGAGGTCTTGATCCAACAAGCCCAGCAAAGCCTCAAGCAAAAAGAGTCCTCCTCCTGA
- a CDS encoding MTH1187 family thiamine-binding protein, giving the protein MRSTKPGGGCRRAQSSGRSPEPPGTCLGVTEATLAAQEWGTRSMGSLLARFSLATLPALIHGDLARVFRQRYIEPRKSWRKEATMLLQLSIVPLGRGRSISPDLADVVKIIQASGLDYRVTATATILEGDWDQLMNVTKQCHLKMREKTERVLTFMKIDDYADRAHRITRAVEAIEQAVGQPVKK; this is encoded by the coding sequence ATGCGCTCAACCAAACCCGGTGGCGGGTGCCGCCGGGCTCAGTCTTCCGGCAGAAGCCCCGAGCCCCCAGGCACCTGCCTGGGGGTGACGGAAGCCACCCTTGCTGCGCAAGAATGGGGCACCCGCTCGATGGGGAGCTTGCTGGCCAGGTTCTCGTTGGCGACCTTGCCCGCCTTGATTCATGGCGACCTTGCCCGAGTCTTTCGGCAGCGCTACATTGAGCCCAGGAAGTCTTGGCGGAAGGAGGCCACCATGCTTTTGCAGTTGAGCATCGTTCCCCTCGGGCGCGGGCGCAGCATCAGCCCTGACCTTGCTGACGTCGTGAAAATCATTCAGGCAAGCGGGCTCGACTATCGCGTCACCGCAACGGCCACCATCCTCGAGGGCGACTGGGATCAGTTGATGAATGTGACCAAGCAGTGCCACCTGAAGATGCGGGAAAAGACCGAGCGCGTTCTGACCTTCATGAAAATCGATGACTACGCCGATCGCGCCCATCGCATCACTCGAGCGGTGGAAGCGATTGAACAGGCGGTCGGCCAGCCGGTCAAGAAATAG